The Montipora foliosa isolate CH-2021 chromosome 1, ASM3666993v2, whole genome shotgun sequence genome has a window encoding:
- the LOC138003412 gene encoding deubiquitinating protein VCPIP1-like, whose translation MWRGLRVYSGICPDSECHAKLYFPSYASSSVECTGCGQHHAKDSLLNVENIEDPEVALRSLLHSVLLGHTASKTTPDLVKVKGYSNYHCKLLSPLLTRYGMDKRTGEGKLLSEMGQGNVFDCAVLGDRAFQIESEHIETAGYGRDKTGSLLYLKNTLEAIKVVNDDEERLVPLHVDGDGHCLVHAISRGLVGREIFWHALRANLKNHLETELQKYKGLFRDFIHEDEWIDIISEADPYFEPPDGEGLGLRNIHVFGLANVLHRPIILLDNVSGMQSSGDYSGIFLPALIREEKCMRESILNKPLAVAWSSSGRNHFIPLVGIKGKPLPKLPSWLIPKAWGLPNELVRRYVEFDSQGHCFIGGERCLQEKYVQRLIKSMDDLFMKKHNISAQLVTEVHQFVYKPSGMVGVKPETVATATKSAVSDGRLYRCLSCKALCELHSDISSEMLKAGGKLYDIAVQTHGPLQEGLNYSFPTEELVCLFDAERDTLVAVKHKNVTILDCHLCHGPLRCVKSDGSAVYMNGDRTATPVKGTSQCGCGYKHYWNGKEYNNMPESFPITLEWGGETVTETVYWFQYEDDPALNSNVYDVAAKLVQRHFPGEFGSERLVQKVVDIILRQTARREGENKGARPDFVSQGTNVESSDQEANVSTFTPSKIILTGEKKKTLHKEELTMSEKEKVLKAKTEHHAAVMQKRRSGEGAKKMFNKEAKVAKQQAVIKSQQKDPQANLSKGEDNQVSAQPVVKRTEKKVRLSTSDGKQCMLTLSVDTTFKQLQELIEKELGIPTAQIRIRYGFPPRELHPPNEGLEEDPLPLQHGDRIMVEHLKPPVPEEQTPDVVMSELKAQEGGVSDSHESSAQDEAETQRQAMASVLFNALSAIGGNDMWEASQNCYEMFERGGFYYSKVVNDLGPLQPNQHFTLPFFPNKVFAYNADKDRLDLCLGQRHIQVQPLDDETLRLAHTRPMQTSTSERASSLSTEASFSGAIGHRDTTHARVAFSGEGRTLSSPSSSQSESAKAEVQLSRVRSPQTTMDTSASDFENEVFAESNKEIPDEEVEEVNKERQLVSGLIVSEEVSFTRTEHAAEMLDESPTTFTPSTLQGGEIQSAGEQTSVSEEGKVNETGMSGEMAVDNENTDHVGNDHEDEQGMVVEGRLAEMRDTLREVSVEQFGESVVNGLENVAGIETENMEASVDQGYRDRNERVVNPIDASKMHEDQVDEPSLRSTRVDSDVMETEQRTVQEDGVTDDVTQPMADDQLVTGDVIQDGVSGGVLDLNPGEATVDRTDDGVAIHGSIAMEIDTQSETIESGLVPNSVCVAGDVQPGSDLLPEAEMKTDNNQLSNCGDTSLLHSKVTLSRTETGNGTVSSQASVAVGDNLMKENETGTIADS comes from the exons ATGTGGCGAGGGTTGAGAGTTTACAGTGGAATCTGCCCGGATTCCGAGTGTCACGCTAAGCTTTATTTTCCATCTTACGCTTCCTCCAGCGTTGAATGCACAGGTTGTGGCCAACACCATGCGAAAGACAGCCTTCTCAACGTGGAAAACATTGAAGACCCTGAAGTGGCACTGCGAAGTCTTCTCCATTCCGTTTTGCTCGGTCACACGGCCTCCAAAACCACACCAGACCTAGTGAAAGTCAAAGGCTATTCAAACTATCATTGCAAGCTATTGTCACCACTTTTAACTCGTTATGGTATGGATAAACGGACAGGCGAAGGGAAGCTTTTAAGCGAGATGGGCCAGGGGAACGTCTTTGATTGTGCTGTTTTGGGTGATCGTGCTTTTCAGATCGAATCAGAACACATTGAAACCGCTGGCTACGGTAGGGATAAAACAGGGTCACTGTTGTATCTTAAGAACACGCTTGAAGCAATTAAAGTAGTCAACGACGATGAAGAAAGGCTTGTTCCTTTACATGTTGATGGCGATGGGCATTGCCTTGTTCATGCAATTTCACGTGGTCTTGTTGGACGGGAAATCTTCTGGCATGCTCTCAGGGCAAATCTTAAGAACCACTTGGAAACTGAATTACAGAAGTACAAAGGGTTGTTCAGAGATTTTATTCACGAGGATGAATGGATAGATATCATTTCTGAGGCTGACCCTTACTTTGAACCTCCTGATGGAGAGGGGCTTGGGCTGAGAAACATCCATGTCTTTGGTCTTGCTAATGTTCTTCACAGACCAATCATACTACTTGACAATGTGTCTGGAATGCAATCAAGTGGAGATTACTCTGGAATCTTTCTTCCTGCGTTGATTCGTGAAGAGAAATGCATGCGAGAAAGCATTCTTAATAAACCCTTGGCTGTAGCGTGGAGTAGCTCTGGGCGTAATCATTTCATTCCTCTGGTTGGCATAAAAGGGAAGCCTTTGCCAAAGTTGCCATCCTGGTTGATTCCTAAGGCTTGGGGCTTACCAAATGAGCTGGTGAGGCGATATGTTGAATTTGATTCACAGGGGCACTGTTTTATTGGAGGGGAACGTTGCCTCCAGGAAAAGTATGTTCAAAGACTGATTAAATCCATGGATGATCTTTTCATGAAAAAGCACAACATCTCAGCACAACTTGTGACTGAAGTTCATCAGTTTGTTTACAAGCCATCTGGAATGGTTGGTGTCAAACCTGAAACAGTTGCCACAGCAACAAAATCGGCTGTTTCAGATGGGCGGCTTTACAGGTGTTTGTCATGTAAAGCGCTGTGTGAACTCCATTCTGACATCTCATCTGAAATGCTAAAAGCAGGGGGGAAACTCTATGATATAGCTGTGCAGACTCATGGACCGCTCCAAGAAGGATTAAATTACTCATTTCCAACGGAAGAACTTGTTTGCTTATTTGATGCCGAGAGAGACACATTGGTTGCTGTGAAACACAAG AATGTGACCATACTTGATTGTCACCTTTGCCATGGTCCTCTTCGTTGCGTCAAATCAGACGGCAGTGCAGTGTACATGAATGGGGATAGGACAGCAACCCCTGTGAAAGGGACTAGTCAATGTGGTTGTGGATACAAACACTATTGGAATGGAAAGGAGTATAATAACATGCCTGAAAG TTTTCCAATCACCTTGGAATGGGGTGGTGAAACAGTGACAGAGACGGTGTATTGGTTCCAATATGAAGACGACCCAGCTCTCAATTCCAACGTATACGATgttgcagccaaacttgtacagcGCCATTTTCCAGGGGAGTTTGGCAGTGAAAGGCTGGTGCAGAAAGTAGTAGACATCATTTTAAGGCAGACAGCAAGGAGAGAAGGAGAAAACAAAG GAGCACGTCCTGACTTTGTGTCACAGGGCACAAATGTAGAAAGTTCTGATCAAGAAGCAAATGTCAGTACTTTTACGCCAAGCAAGATAATTCTGAcgggagaaaaaaagaaaactcttcACAAGGAGGAACTAACCATGAGTGAGAAAGAAAAAGTGTTAAAGGCCAAGACTGAGCATCATGCTGCTGTAATGCAGAAGAGGCGGAGTGGTGAAGGTGCAAAGAAAATGTTCAACAAAGAAGCTAAAGTGGCAAAACAACAG GCTGTCATCAAGTCACAACAAAAAGATCCTCAAGCAAACCTTAGTAAAGGTGAAGATAACCAAGTGTCAGCACAACCAGTCGTGAAACGAACAGAGAAGAAAGTGCGGCTTTCAACATCAGATGGAAAACAGTGCATGTTAACACTATCTGTAGATACAACATTTAAACAGCTTCAAGAGCTGATCGAAAAGGAGCTTGGGATACCAACAGCACAGATACGAATCAG GTATGGGTTTCCACCCCGTGAGTTGCATCCTCCAAATGAGGGACTTGAAGAGGATCCACTTCCCCTGCAGCATGGTGACCGAATCATGGTGGAGCATTTAAAGCCACCTGTTCCTGAAGAGCAAACACCTGATGTTGTTATGTCAGAACTGAAGGCACAGGAAGGTGGAGTTAGTGATTCTCACGAGTCGTCAGCTCAAGATGAAGCAGAAACGCAAAGACAAG CCATGGCATCTGTCCTTTTTAATGCTCTCAGTGCTATTGGAGGTAATGATATGTGGGAAGCATCGCAGAACTGCTATGAAATGTTTGAAAGAGGGGGATTTTATTACAGCAAAGTCGTAAATGATCTCGGTCCTCTCCAGCCAAATCAACATTTCACATTACCATTCTTTCCCAACAAG gtATTTGCTTACAATGCAGATAAGGATCGTCTGGATTTGTGTCTTGGCCAGAGGCACATTCAAGTTCAACCACTAGACGATGAAACATTACGACTGGCTCACACCCGCCCCATGCAAACCTCGACGAGTGAAAGAGCCAGCAGTCTGTCGACAGAGGCCAGCTTCAGTGGTGCTATTGGACACAGGGATACCACTCACGCACGTGTTGCATTTTCTGGAGAAGGTAGAACTCTGTCAAGTCCTTCATCTTCTCAAAGTGAGAGCGCAAAG GCTGAAGTACAGTTGTCCAGAGTCAGGTCTCCTCAGACGACTATGGATACCTCAGCGAGTGATTTTGAGAATGAAGTGTTTGCAGAAAGTAACAAGGAAATTCCAGATGAAGAAGTTGAGGAGGTCAACAAGGAAAGGCAACTTGTTTCGGGATTAATTGTGTCCGAAGAAGTGAGCTTTACAAGAACTGAGCACGCAGCGGAAATGTTAGATGAGAGTCCAACGACATTCACCCCGAGTACTTTGCAAGGAGGTGAAATACAATCGGCAGGCGAACAGACTTCAGTAAGTGAAGAGGGAAAAGTAAATGAAACAGGAATGTCAGGGGAGATGGCTGTGGATAATGAGAACACGGATCATGTGGGGAATGATCATGAAGATGAACAAGGAATGGTTGTTGAGGGCCGTTTGGCTGAAATGCGGGACACCTTAAGAGAGGTTTCAGTGGAGCAGTTTGGTGAAAGTGTGGTAAATGGACTTGAAAATGTTGCTGGAATAGAAACTGAGAACATGGAAGCAAGCGTTGATCAAGGTTACAGGGACAGAAATGAGCGGGTTGTGAATCCTATTGATGCGTCAAAAATGCATGAAGACCAAGTGGATGAACCCTCTTTGAGATCTACACGTGTCGACTCAGACGTAATGGAAACCGAACAGAGAACAGTTCAGGAAGACGGTGTGACTGACGATGTCACACAACCCATGGCTGATGATCAACTGGTGACTGGGGATGTCATTCAAGATGGAGTCAGCGGTGGCGTCTTAGATTTGAACCCTGGAGAGGCTACGGTAGATCGTACTGATGATGGAGTAGCGATTCATGGATCGATTGCCATGGAGATTGACACTCAGAGTGAGACTATCGAATCGGGGTTAGTTCCGAATTCTGTTTGTGTAGCAGGCGACGTTCAGCCCGGAAGCGATTTATTACCGGAAGCGGAaatgaaaactgacaacaacCAACTAAGCAACTGTGGAGACACATCACTTCTGCATAGTAAGGTTACGTTGTCAAGAACGGAAACAGGCAATGGTACCGTGTCATCTCAAGCTTCAGTAGCAGTAGGCGACAATTTAATGAAAGAGAATGAAACTGGAACAATTGCTGATAGTTGA